In one Juglans regia cultivar Chandler chromosome 11, Walnut 2.0, whole genome shotgun sequence genomic region, the following are encoded:
- the LOC108999593 gene encoding putative calcium-transporting ATPase 13, plasma membrane-type has protein sequence MHKRRWRLAITAIYFTRVLTSLSKKILNKTGPLLRTLSYVTIDVHRLKENSSREKPASYFNVDPKMFSDMVRDKNFESLSQIGGVKDIASILRTEVRDGINGGETDLIQRKIVFGENTYRNPPAKGFLSFLSAAFKDTTIIILLVCAVLSLTFGIKQHGWRDGWYEGGSIILAVIMVVSVSAVSNFRQSRQFDKLSEKSSDIRVEVVRNGRRRPISIFEVVVGDIVYLKIGDRIPADGLFLEGHSLEVDESSMTGEIDLIEIYERSPFMLSGAKVTDGFGFMLVTSVGMNTAWGRMMSSTNRDLKEETPLQARLSKLSSCIGNVGFMVAALVLAVLLIRYFTGNTKDDGGNREFIGTKTMFGDVMNAVVGMIAAAVIIIVVAIPEGLPLALTLTLAYSMKRMMADHALVRKLSACETMGSATTICTDKTGTLTLNEMEVTEFWLGKEALRDYTSFDMANNVLKFLHQAVGLNTGGMIYKPHSASIPEISGSPTEKAILSWAVFSLAMDIEEVKQNYETIHVEAFNSLKKKSGVLVKENGEKTIHTHWKGAAEMILASCSTYYDRAGMRKTIGEEERLQLGTIIKNMAAKSLRCIAFAHKEMAEEDGQILEKLEENGLTFLGLVGLKDPCRLEVKTAVESCRAAGVNIKMITGDNVHTARAIAIECGILNVDENLDHESVVEGVHFRHYSPEERLEKINKIHVMARSTPFDKLLMVQCLKQKGHVVAVTGDGTNDAPALKEADIGLSMGIQGTEVAKESSDIVILDDNFTSVETALRWGRCVYSNIQKFIQFQLTVNTAALIINLVAAIASGKVPLTAVQLLWVNLIMDTLGALALATEKPTNDLMKKPPVGRSEPLITIIMWRNLIAQALYQVTIVLVLHFKGVSIFGVDKKVNSTLIFNSFVLFQVFNEFNARKLEKKNIFTGLLTSKMFLAIIGITIVIQVIMVESLKRFANTQRLDWGQWGACIGLAALSWPIGWLVKFIPVSIED, from the coding sequence ATGCACAAACGGAGGTGGCGGTTGGCTATCACAGCCATATACTTCACCAGGGTTCTTACTTCTTTGTCCAAGAAAATTCTTAACAAGACTGGTCCTCTCTTGCGCACCCTATCCTACGTTACCATCGATGTGCACCGCCTTAAGGAGAATTCTTCGCGCGAAAAACCGGCTTCATATTTTAACGTTGATCCAAAAATGTTTAGTGACATGGTAAGAGACAAAAACTTTGAGTCTTTGAGTCAGATTGGAGGGGTTAAAGATATTGCTTCAATTCTTCGAACTGAGGTAAGAGATGGTATTAATGGTGGTGAAACAGATCTTATCCAACGAAAGATTGTTTTTGGTGAAAATACATACCGAAATCCACCTGCAAAAGGCTTCCTTAGTTTCTTGTCTGCAGCTTTTAAAGATACAACTATTATTATACTTTTGGTATGTGCTGTACTATCTCTTACTTTCGGGATCAAACAACATGGCTGGAGAGATGGGTGGTACGAAGGCGGAAGTATCATTCTTGCTGTCATTATGGTTGTCTCTGTGTCAGCAGTGAGCAACTTTCGGCAATCAAGACAATTCGACAAGCTTTCAGAAAAGAGTAGTGATATAAGAGTGGAAGTTGTGAGAAATGGGAGGCGGCGGCCAATATCGATCTTTGAAGTTGTTGTGGGTGATATTGTGTACTTGAAGATTGGTGATCGGATTCCCGCAGATGGGTTGTTCTTGGAAGGGCATTCCTTGGAGGTGGATGAGTCTAGCATGACCGGAGAAATTGACCTTATTGAGATCTATGAAAGGAGTCCCTTTATGCTATCGGGCGCAAAGGTGACGGATGGCTTCGGTTTCATGCTTGTCACTTCTGTTGGCATGAACACTGCATGGGGTCGGATGATGAGTTCGACAAACCGCGACTTGAAAGAGGAGACGCCATTGCAAGCACGCCTCAGCAAGCTATCTTCATGTATTGGGAATGTTGGGTTCATGGTGGCTGCACTTGTTCTTGCAGTTCTCCTGATTCGATACTTCACAGGAAATACCAAAGATGACGGTGGAAATAGGGAATTCATTGGCACCAAGACAATGTTTGGTGACGTTATGAACGCAGTGGTGGGCATGATTGCTGCTGCTGTGATTATTATCGTTGTGGCTATTCCTGAAGGCTTGCCTTTGGCTCTTACTCTAACTCTGGCTTATTCTATGAAGCGGATGATGGCTGATCATGCCCTGGTCCGAAAACTATCTGCTTGTGAGACAATGGGCTCAGCCACAACCATCTGCACAGACAAAACAGGAACACTTACATTAAACGAAATGGAAGTCACAGAATTTTGGCTTGGAAAGGAAGCACTCAGGGATTATACTTCTTTTGATATGGCAAACAATGTTCTCAAGTTCTTGCATCAAGCGGTTGGTTTGAACACGGGTGGTATGATTTATAAACCACATTCTGCATCAATTCCAGAGATTTCGGGTAGCCCAACCGAAAAAGCAATACTTTCTTGGGCTGTGTTTAGTTTGGCAATGGATATCGAAGAAGTTAAGCAAAATTATGAGACAATCCATGTAGAGGCCTTCAATTCACTGAAAAAGAAAAGCGGAGTTTTGGTGAAGGAGAACGGTGAGAAGACTATTCATACCCACTGGAAGGGAGCTGCTGAGATGATACTAGCCTCTTGTTCAACTTATTACGATAGAGCTGGGATGCGGAAAACCATTGGCGAGGAAGAAAGACTACAGCTGGGGACTATTATTAAGAACATGGCAGCAAAAAGCCTCCGATGCATTGCCTTTGCCCACAAAGAAATGGCAGAAGAAGATGGACAGATTCTTGAGAAGCTTGAAGAAAATGGACTCACCTTTCTAGGGTTAGTTGGCTTGAAAGACCCATGTCGGCTGGAAGTCAAAACAGCAGTAGAATCTTGCAGAGCCGCTGGTGTTAACATCAAAATGATCACCGGTGACAATGTGCACACAGCAAGGGCTATAGCTATTGAATGCGGGATTCTTAATGTTGATGAGAATCTGGACCATGAATCTGTAGTAGAAGGGGTGCACTTCAGACATTACTCACCTGAAGAGAGACTGGAAAAGATCAATAAAATCCATGTAATGGCCAGGTCGACCCCCTTTGACAAGCTTCTGATGGTACAGTGCTTGAAGCAGAAAGGCCATGTAGTTGCAGTCACAGGCGATGGAACTAACGATGCGCCTGCTCTAAAGGAAGCTGATATTGGGCTCTCCATGGGAATCCAAGGAACTGAAGTGGCAAAAGAAAGCTCGGATATAGTAATTCTAGACGATAATTTTACCTCTGTAGAGACAGCTTTGAGGTGGGGAAGATGTGTATACAGCAATATTCAAAAATTCATTCAGTTTCAACTGACAGTAAATACTGCTGCCCTTATTATCAACCTTGTTGCGGCCATTGCTTCCGGTAAGGTTCCACTTACTGCAGTGCAGCTACTGTGGGTGAACCTGATAATGGACACCTTGGGAGCTTTGGCTTTGGCCACTGAAAAACCCACTAATGATCTCATGAAAAAGCCACCGGTTGGTCGATCTGAGCCACTTATAACCATAATCATGTGGAGGAATCTCATTGCCCAAGCTCTGTATCAAGTTACCATTGTACTGGTTTTACATTTCAAAGGAGTATCCATCTTTGGTGTAGACAAGAAGGTAAATAGCACCCTCATTTTCAATTCTTTTGTCCTCTTCCAAGTCTTCAACGAATTTAATGCAAGGAAACTGGAGAAGAAGAATATATTCACGGGTTTACTAACCAGCAAGATGTTTTTAGCAATAATTGGAATTACCATAGTTATTCAAGTGATTATGGTGGAGTCCCTGAAAAGGTTTGCCAACACTCAGAGATTGGATTGGGGGCAATGGGGTGCTTGCATTGGACTTGCAGCTTTGTCATGGCCAATAGGTTGGCTTGTCAAGTTCATTCCGGTTTCAATCGAGGATTGA